A part of Aegilops tauschii subsp. strangulata cultivar AL8/78 chromosome 2, Aet v6.0, whole genome shotgun sequence genomic DNA contains:
- the LOC109771350 gene encoding uncharacterized protein, which translates to MLYQPYRCRDQAITVYLLLILTCTLHITRRQPHGGSSIELHQYLSPKLSVVREKTSASEMPGRNLGAAGAKEGEHARPPKIDVQTLYVLYMVLFMMIWMSLFRFRYPQHAEFLRYNPAVEALAACFFFTFVTVMLQALLANALSEKPAPSPLPPPVNQWIMGISVWMFGVLYYLVYASMSDGYAAEPGYSGLIIAGVASVVSLAMTVYNIRQRPVFA; encoded by the exons ATGTTGTACCAGCCTTACCGATGCAGAGACCAAGCCATCACCGTGtacctcctcctcatcctcacCTGTACGCTGCATATAACCAGACGCCAACCCCACGGCGGTTCTTCCATAGAGCTTCATCAGTATCTATCTCCAAAACTCTCCGTGGTCAGGGAAAAGACTAGTGCTAGCGAGATGCCTG GCCGCAACTTGGGCGCTGCAGGAGCAAAGGAGGGGGAGCATGCCAGG CCGCCCAAGATCGACGTGCAGACGCTCTACGTACTGTACATGGTGCTTTTCATGATGATCTGGATGTCCTTGTTTCGGTTTCGGTATCCGCAGCACGCCGAGTTCCTCCGCTACAACCCGGCCGTGGAAGCCCTGGCCGCCTGCTTCTTCTTCACGTTCGTCACCGTCATGCTGCAGGCGCTGCTCGCCAACGCGCTGTCGGAGAAGCCCGCCCCGTCGCCGCTTCCGCCTCCCGTGAACCAGTGGATCATGGGCATCTCGGTGTGGATGTTCGGGGTCCTCTACTACCTGGTCTACGCCTCCATGAGCGACGGGTATGCGGCGGAGCCGGGGTACTCGGGCCTGATCATCGCCGGGGTCGCGAGTGTTGTGAGCCTCGCCATGACCGTCTACAACATCCGGCAG CGCCCTGTCTTTGCTTAG